A single region of the Methanomicrobia archaeon genome encodes:
- the nadC gene encoding carboxylating nicotinate-nucleotide diphosphorylase produces MLLKEIEHFLEEDCAHEDYELIVPVTTTCNAEITVKEEGILAGLEEVLQIFDYAGLEYSSEFHDGDPLKAEDVVVRLYGSAAKILKVERLVLNILGRMSGIATLVREYVEEAQRGSSHVVVAGTRKTTPGFRKYEKRAIMLGGGDPHRFGLADAVIIKDNHLALMGLEQAIKKARSAISFTRKIEIEVETIEDALRAAKLGADIIMLDNMSPAKVRECLQLLNTAGLRDRLLIEASGGITQENVREYAATGVDVVSVGRLTYAARSLGFSLHVSEDRTETKPSVTPA; encoded by the coding sequence ATGCTGCTGAAGGAGATAGAGCACTTCCTCGAGGAAGATTGCGCGCACGAGGATTACGAACTCATCGTGCCCGTAACAACCACCTGCAACGCGGAGATCACGGTGAAGGAGGAGGGCATCCTCGCGGGTTTAGAAGAGGTCCTGCAGATATTCGATTACGCAGGTCTCGAGTATTCCTCTGAATTCCACGATGGTGATCCTCTGAAGGCTGAGGACGTCGTGGTGAGGCTGTATGGCTCCGCAGCGAAGATCTTAAAGGTCGAGCGGCTTGTCCTCAATATCCTCGGCCGGATGAGCGGTATCGCGACGCTCGTGCGCGAATACGTCGAGGAGGCGCAGAGGGGAAGTTCGCACGTCGTTGTCGCGGGAACCAGGAAAACGACGCCGGGCTTCAGGAAATATGAGAAACGAGCCATTATGCTCGGTGGTGGTGATCCGCACCGCTTTGGACTCGCCGACGCGGTGATAATCAAGGACAATCACCTCGCGCTCATGGGTCTGGAGCAGGCGATAAAAAAGGCCAGGAGCGCGATCAGTTTCACCCGCAAGATCGAAATAGAGGTGGAGACCATCGAGGACGCGCTCCGCGCGGCTAAATTGGGCGCCGACATCATAATGCTCGATAACATGAGCCCCGCAAAGGTGCGCGAGTGCCTGCAGCTGCTCAATACCGCGGGACTTCGTGATCGGCTCCTCATCGAGGCCTCGGGAGGGATAACCCAGGAGAACGTACGTGAGTACGCGGCAACGGGCGTTGATGTCGTTTCAGTCGGGCGATTGACGTATGCTGCGCGATCCTTGGGCTTCTCGCTGCACGTGAGTGAGGACAGGACCGAAACTAAGCCATCTGTTACACCAGCGTGA